In Nitrospirota bacterium, the following proteins share a genomic window:
- a CDS encoding prepilin-type N-terminal cleavage/methylation domain-containing protein: MRNQKGFTLIELVIVIIILGILAAVAIP, from the coding sequence ATGAGGAACCAGAAAGGTTTTACACTGATTGAACTTGTTATAGTAATCATCATCCTCGGGATTCTTGCAGCGGTGGCGATACCGA